A genomic region of Trifolium pratense cultivar HEN17-A07 linkage group LG3, ARS_RC_1.1, whole genome shotgun sequence contains the following coding sequences:
- the LOC123913788 gene encoding transmembrane emp24 domain-containing protein p24delta3-like, producing MGNAPFLLLFLCFFFFSINLLPSTLAIWLTLPASGTKCVSEEIQNNVVVLADYVVVPDDHTRNPTLAVKVTSPYGNNLHHKENTTHGSFAFTTQETGNYLACFWVDGGNHGGGEVSVNLDWKIGIAAKDWDSVAKKEKIEGVELELRKLEGAVEAIHENLLYLKGREAEMRTVSERTNGRVAWFSIMSLGICIGVSALQLWHLKRFFQKKKLI from the exons ATGGGGAACGCACCGTTTTTACTTCTCTTTCTctgctttttcttcttctcaatcAATCTTCTACCTTCTACATTAGCTATCTGGCTTACGTTACCTGCTTCTGGTACCAAATGCGTTTCAGAAGAAATTCAGAACAATGTTGTCGTTTTGGCTGATTATGTTGTCGTTCCAGATGATCACACTCGTAACCCTACTCTCGCTGTCAAG GTAACATCACCATATGGAAACAATCTTCATCACAAAGAGAACACAACACATGGAAGTTTTGCATTTACGACTCAAGAGACTGGGAACTACCTGGCATGCTTTTGGGTTGATGGCGGTAACCACGGAGGTGGCGAGGTTAGTGTGAATCTTGACTGGAAAATTGGAATTGCAGCCAAGGATTGGGATTCAGTTGCTAAGAAGGAGAAGATTGAG GGCGTGGAGCTTGAACTGAGAAAGCTAGAAGGAGCAGTAGAGGCCATTCATGAGAATTTGCTCTATCTGAAGGGAAGGGAAGCAGAAATGAGGACCGTGAGTGAAAGAACAAATGGGAGAGTGGCATGGTTTAGTATTATGTCATTAGGTATCTGCATTGGAGTTTCAGCTTTGCAGTTGTGGCATTTGAAGAGATTCTTCCAGAAGAAGAAGCTTATATAG
- the LOC123913785 gene encoding phosphatidylinositol 4-phosphate 5-kinase 7-like, whose protein sequence is MEDNIGRFEEKSFSNGDVYIGNFKGILPHGNGKYTWSNGTVYEGDWIDGKMSGKGLIIWPSGAKYEGEFSGSYLHGHGTFTKSNGCVYTGGWRMDAHHGIGRKVYSNTDNYEGLWKEGIREGSGKFTWKNGSTYIGNWKKGKIDGRGIMKWFNGDVFDGCWLNGLRQGSGVYRFADGGLYIGTWSKGLKDGKGTFYPSGGKQPSLKKWCSLLNSNDNDWKVPNSRFNRSLSEKARASGGSKSSRLLSQRTSSLDANWGHQNPEGDCICRDSSSALSQTSNEGQSDVSGMSNMVFEREYMQGVLIVERIKQYSEISHNKNKRPNKFSMKQVKKNSFIGVFQDRRSHYLKLNLQLGIRYTVGKITPVPAREVRSSDFGERARIRMYFPKEGSQLTPPHCSVDFYWKDYCPMVFRNLREMFKLDAAEYMMSICGDCALKDITSPGKSGSIFFISQDDKFVIKTLKKYELKVLLNMLPKYYHHVGSYENTLITKFFGIHRITLRGGKKVRFVVMGNMFCTELHIHRRYDLKGSSQGRFTSKEKINSDATLKDLDLKYEFHMDKNLRESLFKQISLDCTFLESQHIIDYSLLLGLHFRAPENLKALVEPAGSMQRQDSLPSSDDTLKQGDQLIIPKGLLLVAHEPSSVNTTPGPHIRGNTLRAYSIGNKEVDLLLPGTARLPVQLGVNMPAQAISLVQEDKVEESEVELFEVYDVVLYMGIIDILQEYTVKKKIEHVYKSLQFDPITVSVIEPKIYAERFINFMDKKVFPETP, encoded by the exons ATGGAGGACAATATTGGAAG GTTTGAAGAGAAGTCCTTTTCAAATGGCGATGTCTACATTGGTAATTTCAAGGGTATACTTCCCCATGGCAACGGCAAGTATACATGGTCAAATGGAACGGTATATGAAGGCGATTGGATAGATGGAAAAATGTCAGGGAAAGGATTAATTATATGGCCATCAGGAGCAAAGTACGAGGGAGAATTCTCCGGGAGTTACCTTCATGGTCACGGCACATTTACAAAATCGAATGGCTGCGTTTACACAGGTGGGTGGAGGATGGATGCTCATCACGGGATCGGAAGAAAGGTGTATTCCAATACAGATAATTATGAAGGTTTATGGAAAGAAGGAATTCGCGAAGGCAGTGGAAAATTTACTTGGAAAAATGGAAGTACCTACATTGGAAATTGGAAAAAAGGGAAAATAGACGGAAGAGGGATTATGAAGTGGTTTAATGGAGATGTTTTTGATGGTTGTTGGTTAAATGGACTTAGACAAGGATCTGGAGTTTATCGATTTGCAGATGGAGGACTTTATATTGGAACATGGAGTAAGGGTTTAAAGGACGGAAAAGGTACATTCTATCCTTCTGGTGGTAAACAACCGTCTCTAAAGAAGTGGTGTTCTCTTCTTAATAGCAATGATAATGATTGGAAGGTTCCGAATTCAAGATTTAACCGTAGTCTCTCTGAAAAAGCTCGGGCCAGTGGTGGATCAAAAAGTTCGCGTCTTTTATCTCAAAGGACTTCGTCGTTGGATGCGAATTGGGGACATCAAAATCCTGAAGGGGATTGTATATGTCGTGATTCCTCGTCCGCGTTATCGCAGACCTCTAATGAAGGTCAATCTGATGTATCTGGTATGAGTAATATGGTTTTCGAAAGGGAATATATGCAAGGAGTTCTAATTGTGGAGAGAATTAAGCAGTATTCCGAAATATCACATAATAAGAACAAAAGGCCAAATAAATTTAGTATGAAGCAAGTAAAGAAGAATTCATTTATAGGTGTTTTTCAAGACCGGCGAAGCCATTATCTGAAGCTTAATTTGCAGCTTGGCATCAG GTACACAGTAGGAAAAATTACACCGGTTCCTGCACGCGAAGTTCGGTCGTCTGATTTTGGAGAAAGAGCTAGGATAAGGATGTACTTTCCCAAGGAGGGTTCACAATTGACTCCTCCACACTGTTCTGTAGACTTCTACTGGAAAGATTATTGTCCTATGGTTTTCAG GAATTTGAGAGAGATGTTCAAATTGGACGCCGCAGAATACATGATGTCCATTTGTGGTGACTGTGCTCTAAAGGACATAACTTCACCAGGAAAAAGTGGCAGCATATTCTTTATTTCTCAAGATGATAAATTTGTAATCAAGACACTGAAAAAATATGAGCTAAAG GTTCTGCTCAATATGCTTCCTAAATACTACCATCATGTAGGAAGTTATGAAAATACACTTATTACAAAATTCTTCGGGATCCATCGAATAACACTGAGAGGTGGGAAAAAG GTGCGTTTCGTTGTCATGGGAAATATGTTTTGCACAGAACTTCATATCCACCGTCGTTACGATCTGAAGGGGTCTTCACAAGGAAGATTTACAAGCAAAGAGAAAATTAATAGCGATGCAACATTGAAAGATCTTGATCTAAAATATGAATTTCATATGGATAAAAATTTGCGAGAATCCTTGTTCAA GCAAATATCTCTAGACTGCACGTTCTTGGAATCTCAGCACATAATTGATTACAGCCTTCTGTTGGGATTGCATTTTAGAGCTCCAGAGAATCTAAAGGCGTTAGTCGAACCTGCCGGATCAATGCAGCGGCAGGATAGTTTACCGTCTTCAGATG ATACACTGAAACAAGGGGACCAGTTGATTATTCCGAAAGGCTTGTTATTAGTTGCACACGAACCGAGCTCCGTCAACACAACGCCTGGACCCCACATTAGAGGGAATACATTGAGAGCATACTCTATTGGTAACAAGGAAGTTGATCTTTTACTGCCTGGTACTGCAAG ATTGCCGGTGCAATTAGGAGTAAACATGCCGGCGCAAGCTATTAGTTTGGTTCAAGAAGATAAGGTGGAAGAATCGGAAGTAGAGCTTTTCGAGGTTTATGATGTGGTACTCTACATGGGAATAATTGATATACTACAGGAATATACtgtcaaaaagaaaattgagCATGTCTACAAATCACTACAGTTTGATCCTATTACTGTATCAGTAATAGAACCAAAGATTTACGCGGAACGATTCATCAATTTCATGGATAAAAAAGTTTTTCCAGAAACACCTTGA
- the LOC123917786 gene encoding probable 3-hydroxyisobutyrate dehydrogenase-like 2, mitochondrial: protein MGSKYPNPIKPSETRIGWIGIGVMGAAMSSRLISAGYTLSFYARNPSHPNSLSLQSQGAKLADSPSHLTNSSDVVFTMLGHPSDVKSILLTQNGVVSSLNPNTVIVDTTSSHPDLAREISTAARAKNAWSIDAPVSGGDIGARDGKLAIFAAGEASVVEWLQPLFNIMGKATYMGPAGNGQSCKIANQITIGSNLIGLSEGLVFAKRSGLDLEQFVNAIKDGSAGTKALELFGKRMINRDYKPGGHAEYQVKDLGMGVNFVEGDDNKVVVLPGASLAKQVFTGMIANGDGKLGGQGVISVIERINGN from the coding sequence ATGGGAAGCAAATACCCGAACCCGATCAAACCATCAGAAACCCGAATCGGGTGGATCGGAATCGGAGTAATGGGCGCCGCCATGTCCTCTCGTCTCATCTCCGCCGGTTACACTCTCTCTTTCTACGCTCGCAACCCATCTCATCCAAACTCCCTCTCTCTTCAATCCCAAGGCGCCAAACTCGCCGATTCACCTTCCCATCTAACAAACTCATCCGACGTCGTTTTCACAATGCTCGGTCACCCCTCCGACGTTAAATCCATCCTCCTTACCCAAAACGGCGTCGTTTCATCTCTAAACCCTAACACCGTCATAGTAGACACAACCAGCTCACATCCAGATCTCGCCAGAGAAATCTCCACAGCAGCAAGAGCTAAAAACGCTTGGTCAATCGACGCTCCTGTATCCGGCGGTGACATCGGAGCAAGAGACGGAAAACTCGCTATCTTCGCCGCCGGTGAAGCCTCTGTAGTTGAATGGCTACAACCTTTATTCAATATTATGGGAAAAGCTACTTACATGGGACCAGCTGGAAACGGTCAGAGTTGTAAGATTGCGAATCAAATAACGATCGGATCAAATTTGATCGGGTTAAGTGAAGGGTTAGTGTTTGCTAAACGAAGCGGGCTTGACTTGGAGCAATTTGTTAATGCAATTAAAGACGGCTCCGCGGGGACGAAAGCATTGGAATTGTTTGGAAAAAGAATGATAAATAGAGATTATAAACCAGGTGGTCATGCTGAGTATCAAGTTAAGGATTTAGGAATGGGTgttaattttgttgaaggtGATGATaataaggttgttgttttgCCTGGTGCTTCATTGGCTAAACAAGTTTTTACTGGTATGATTGCTAATGGTGATGGAAAACTTGGTGGTCAAGGTGTTATTTCTGTTATTGAAAGGATTAATGGTAATTAA
- the LOC123917787 gene encoding F-box/kelch-repeat protein At3g23880-like: MSLPTLPRDLIKEIFSYLPVKPLVRFTSISKHYKSLIFDSEFIKLHLQRSPKHAHVLLTLHDVVDMEDFWVLTPCSVRYSLEHPPSIVKEDECRGFKDNTYYTIGSTNGLVCLISDKEENNGVKTICVRFWNPTLRLRSKKSPSLTITTSSDLHFGFGYDDSSHTYKVVAVFWDVTTQKWEGRVHCMGDSFWRETLASPEFPVLLESTVGLFVNGSVNWFARNEQLVIFSLDLQKETGKYLSLPAGFNEDINDISALAVLRGCLCFCYDHMQTHFVLWEMRKFGVEDSWTRLVNVSYAHLQFDNIQNDWLLVPVCLSENDVLLLVSKEVPDDGIMYNLRDDRVEHIELPDTNIWYADEHMQSLVVPLPHPHPH, encoded by the exons ATGTCTCTTCCGACTCTCCCTCGCGATCTCATTAAGGAAATCTTTTCATATCTTCCAGTGAAACCTCTCGTGAGATTCACCTCCATTTCCAAACATTACAAATCACTCATCTTCGATTCAGAATTCATAAAACTTCACCTTCAAAGATCTCCCAAACATGCACACGTCTTACTTACCTTACACGATGTCGTCGACATGGAGGATTTTTGGGTCCTAACTCCATGCTCAGTCCGATATTCACTCGAACACCCGCCATCCATTGTCAAAGAAGATGAGTGCCGCGGTTTTAAAGACAATACTTATTATACAATAGGTTCAACCAATGGCTTGGTGTGTTTGATCAGTgataaagaagaaaataatggAGTTAAAACAATTTGTGTTCGGTTTTGGAACCCTACTTTAAGATTAAGATCCAAAAAGTCACCAAGTTTGACTATCACGACTTCTTCCGATCTTCACTTTGGATTCGGTTACGATGATTCAAGTCACACAtacaag GTGGTGGCTGTGTTTTGGGATGTTACAACCCAGAAATGGGAGGGGAGAGTTCATTGCATGGGTGATAGTTTTTGGAGAGAGACTCTCGCTAGCCCCGAATTTCCAGTTCTACTAGAAAGCACTGTGGGATTATTCGTTAATGGTAGTGTTAACTGGTTCGCCCGTAACGAACAATTGGTTATTTTTTCGCTTGATCTACAGAAGGAAACAGGTAAGTATTTATCACTGCCTGCTGGTTTTAATGAAGATATCAACGATATATCAGCTCTGGCTGTTTTAAGGGGTTGTCTGTGCTTTTGTTATGATCACATGCAAACCCATTTTGTTTTGTGGGAAATGAGAAAGTTTGGAGTTGAAGATTCTTGGACTCGGCTGGTGAATGTTAGCTATGCGCATCTTCAATTTGATAATATTCAAAATGATTGGCTGTTGGTGCCAGTTTGTCTCTCTGAAAATGATGTCCTGTTGCTGGTTAGCAAAGAAGTTCCTGATGATGGTATTATGTATAATCTGAGAGATGATAGAGTTGAACACATTGAACTTCCTGACACCAATATTTGGTATGCCGATGAACATATGCAGAGCTTGGTAGTGCCTCTTCCTCATCCTCATCCTCATTAA